Proteins co-encoded in one Streptococcus ruminicola genomic window:
- the dltC gene encoding D-alanine--poly(phosphoribitol) ligase subunit DltC, whose translation MDIKSDVLAIIDDLFMEDVSDMMDEDLFDAGVLDSMGTVELIVELESHFDIDIPISEFGRDDWNTANKIIAGIEELRNA comes from the coding sequence ATGGATATTAAATCAGATGTATTAGCAATTATTGATGATCTTTTTATGGAAGATGTTTCAGATATGATGGATGAAGATTTGTTCGATGCGGGTGTGCTTGATAGCATGGGAACTGTCGAATTAATCGTTGAATTGGAAAGTCATTTTGATATTGATATTCCAATTTCAGAATTTGGACGTGATGATTGGAATACTGCTAATAAAATCATTGCTGGAATAGAGGAACTTCGCAATGCTTAA
- a CDS encoding ATP-binding protein, with protein MMKNLRLKFVLITMSMLTAMVLVLLVISERYDKYWDEYDTYRIVKLVAANGYVKENTDEAIAFVTIDENDKPDIQVNNTFLTNKEVKEVSKDLLNRGKKSWKWHDYIYSLKEKKDGTWQLVFIDFSSYSASYAQVFLVTVYVIFGLLLLTGVSIYLSRFIVQPAQAAIDREKQFVSDASHELKTPIASIRANAQVLQNQIAPNRYLNHILSETKRMEHLIQELLGLSKLDDKDGRAHFEKVDLSSICQEMILSYESLAYEEGKLIEDQIAENIEILGQESQLKQLVTILLDNAIKHSLDKGKITVELLQEKKTALLRVSNPSLVYPDEVLKNLFERFYQAEDSRNSSSSFGLGLSIAKAIVEKHKGSITVSQADSQLTFEVQLPLK; from the coding sequence TCCATGTTAACCGCCATGGTTTTGGTGTTATTGGTCATTAGTGAACGTTATGACAAATATTGGGATGAGTATGATACTTATCGGATTGTTAAATTGGTGGCTGCTAATGGTTATGTCAAAGAAAATACTGACGAAGCCATTGCTTTTGTCACCATTGATGAAAATGACAAACCAGATATTCAAGTTAACAACACTTTTTTAACCAATAAAGAGGTTAAAGAAGTCAGCAAAGATTTGTTAAACAGAGGGAAAAAGAGTTGGAAATGGCATGATTACATCTATTCTTTGAAGGAAAAGAAAGATGGAACTTGGCAACTTGTCTTTATTGATTTTTCAAGCTATTCAGCTTCTTATGCTCAAGTTTTTCTGGTTACTGTTTATGTTATTTTTGGTCTTCTTTTGCTTACGGGAGTTAGTATCTACCTATCACGTTTTATCGTTCAACCAGCACAAGCTGCAATTGATCGCGAAAAACAATTTGTTTCAGATGCTAGTCATGAGTTGAAGACACCGATAGCCTCTATCCGTGCCAATGCTCAAGTATTGCAAAATCAAATTGCTCCTAATCGTTATTTGAATCATATTCTTTCAGAAACAAAGCGCATGGAACATTTGATTCAAGAGTTGCTTGGCTTGTCTAAGCTTGATGACAAAGATGGTAGAGCACATTTTGAAAAAGTCGATTTATCAAGTATCTGCCAAGAAATGATTCTAAGTTATGAAAGTCTAGCCTATGAAGAGGGCAAATTAATCGAAGATCAAATCGCTGAAAATATTGAAATTCTTGGTCAAGAATCTCAGTTGAAGCAGTTGGTTACCATCCTTTTGGATAATGCTATTAAGCATTCTTTGGACAAGGGAAAGATTACCGTAGAGTTGTTGCAAGAAAAGAAAACAGCACTTTTACGAGTGTCAAATCCTAGTCTGGTCTATCCAGATGAGGTTTTGAAAAATCTTTTTGAACGTTTCTATCAAGCAGAAGATTCCCGCAATAGCAGCTCAAGTTTTGGTTTAGGTTTGTCGATTGCCAAAGCTATTGTAGAAAAACATAAAGGCAGTATCACTGTCAGTCAAGCCGATAGCCAGTTAACATTTGAAGTACAACTACCACTTAAATAA
- the dltD gene encoding D-alanyl-lipoteichoic acid biosynthesis protein DltD, translating into MLKRLWQILGPVICALLLVFIILGSVSVSNKSHSLEVEKKDAVSLSKTGFKSKYKKVRALTDPNHRFVPFFGSSEWLRFDKMHPSVIAEAYNRSYTPYLLGQRGSASLTHFYGIQQIDNELKNKQAVYFISPQWFTAKGANAAAFQTYFSSGQAIDFLQNQKGTAYDRYAARRFLKLYPDSSHKEMMEKVADGKKLSTADKRKLKTQSVVYQKEDAFFSRVSLIDHYDGKVVSQAKKLPDAFSYQHLGKLATADGKKASSGNTFGIDNGFYDIRIKPRLKDLKNSQRKFNYLKSPEYNDLQLVLNQFAENNTNVLFIIPPVNSKWSDYTGLNEDMYQKAVAKIKYQLQSQGFKNIADFSRDGDKAYFMQDTIHMGWNGWVAMDKAVNPFLNKKQSKPNYQINDQFLSKKWAKYTKEPDSFY; encoded by the coding sequence ATGCTTAAACGCCTTTGGCAAATTCTAGGACCAGTTATTTGTGCTCTGTTACTTGTATTCATTATCCTTGGCAGTGTCTCTGTTTCCAATAAATCTCACTCCCTAGAAGTTGAAAAGAAAGATGCTGTTTCCTTAAGCAAAACAGGTTTTAAGAGCAAATATAAAAAGGTTCGTGCTTTAACGGATCCAAATCATCGTTTTGTTCCTTTCTTTGGTTCAAGTGAGTGGCTGCGCTTTGATAAAATGCACCCTTCGGTCATTGCTGAGGCTTACAATCGTTCTTACACGCCGTATTTGCTTGGGCAAAGAGGTTCTGCCTCATTGACGCATTTTTATGGCATCCAACAAATCGATAATGAGTTGAAAAATAAACAAGCCGTTTATTTCATTTCTCCTCAGTGGTTTACGGCTAAGGGTGCCAATGCTGCCGCGTTTCAAACTTATTTTAGCAGTGGACAAGCCATTGATTTCTTGCAAAATCAAAAGGGGACAGCTTATGACCGCTACGCTGCTAGACGTTTCTTGAAACTCTATCCAGATTCTTCTCACAAGGAAATGATGGAAAAAGTAGCTGATGGCAAAAAATTATCGACAGCTGATAAACGAAAACTCAAAACTCAAAGTGTCGTTTACCAGAAAGAAGATGCCTTTTTCAGTCGTGTTTCTCTTATCGACCATTATGATGGCAAGGTTGTCTCTCAAGCTAAAAAGTTACCAGATGCCTTTTCATATCAACATCTAGGGAAATTGGCAACAGCTGATGGTAAAAAAGCAAGTAGTGGTAATACCTTTGGAATCGACAACGGTTTTTATGATATTCGTATCAAACCGAGATTGAAAGATTTAAAAAATTCTCAACGTAAATTTAACTACTTAAAATCTCCAGAATACAACGATTTGCAGTTGGTATTGAATCAATTTGCCGAAAATAATACTAATGTTCTTTTTATTATTCCACCAGTTAATAGCAAGTGGTCTGATTATACTGGACTTAACGAAGACATGTACCAAAAAGCTGTTGCCAAGATTAAATATCAATTGCAAAGCCAAGGTTTTAAAAATATTGCAGATTTCTCAAGAGACGGTGATAAAGCTTACTTTATGCAAGATACCATCCACATGGGCTGGAATGGCTGGGTCGCAATGGACAAAGCTGTTAACCCATTCTTGAACAAAAAACAAAGCAAGCCAAACTACCAAATCAACGACCAATTTCTAAGCAAAAAATGGGCTAAATACACTAAAGAGCCCGATTCATTCTATTAA
- the dltA gene encoding D-alanine--poly(phosphoribitol) ligase subunit DltA produces the protein MLHDMIERIEHFAQTQGDFPVYNVLGDVHTYRDLKENSDSLAAYIDFLKLEEKSPVLVFGGQEYDMLATFVALTKSGHAYIPVDQHSALERIEAILEVAEPSLIIAVGDFPLEITNIPMIKLDQLQTIFAQKTDYQLTHSVKGDDNYYIIFTSGTTGKPKGVQISHDNLLSFTNWMISDKEFSVPERPQMLAQPPYSFDLSVMYWAPTLALGGTLFALPKELTTDFKRLFTTINELPIGVWTSTPSFADMAMLSNDFNQETLPHLTHFYFDGEELTVKTAQKLRSRFPKARIVNAYGPTEATVALSAVAITDEMLETCKRLPIGYTKEDSPTFVIDENGKALPNGEQGEIIVSGPAVSKGYLNNPERTQAAFFEFEGLPAYHTGDLGVMTDQGMLLYGGRMDFQIKFNGYRIELEEVSQNLNKSEYIKSAVAVPRYNKDHKVQNLLAYVVLKEGVAEQFERQLDITKAIKEDLKDIMMDYMMPSKFLYRDSLPLTPNGKIDIKGLMNEVNSR, from the coding sequence ATGTTACACGATATGATTGAGAGAATTGAGCATTTTGCTCAGACACAAGGAGATTTCCCTGTCTATAATGTCTTAGGAGATGTTCACACTTATCGCGATTTAAAGGAAAATTCGGATTCCCTTGCTGCTTATATTGATTTTTTGAAGCTGGAAGAAAAATCTCCCGTTCTTGTTTTTGGAGGACAAGAGTATGACATGTTGGCTACTTTTGTGGCATTAACAAAATCTGGACATGCTTATATTCCTGTTGACCAACATTCAGCTCTTGAACGCATTGAAGCGATTTTAGAAGTGGCAGAGCCAAGTTTGATTATTGCTGTAGGTGATTTTCCTTTGGAAATAACGAATATTCCAATGATTAAGCTTGACCAATTACAGACGATTTTCGCTCAAAAAACGGACTATCAATTGACTCACTCTGTTAAAGGCGATGACAATTATTATATTATCTTTACGTCTGGGACAACAGGAAAACCAAAAGGGGTGCAAATCTCACACGACAATCTCCTAAGTTTCACTAATTGGATGATTTCTGACAAAGAATTTTCAGTGCCAGAACGACCACAAATGTTGGCGCAGCCGCCTTATTCGTTTGATTTGTCAGTTATGTATTGGGCACCAACGCTAGCCCTTGGAGGGACACTTTTTGCACTTCCAAAAGAATTAACAACTGACTTCAAGCGACTCTTCACAACCATTAATGAATTGCCGATTGGGGTTTGGACATCAACACCATCATTTGCTGATATGGCTATGTTGTCAAATGACTTTAATCAAGAAACATTGCCACATTTGACGCATTTTTATTTCGATGGGGAAGAGTTAACAGTAAAAACAGCACAAAAATTGCGTAGCCGTTTCCCGAAAGCACGCATTGTTAATGCTTATGGTCCGACAGAAGCTACCGTTGCCCTTTCTGCGGTAGCTATCACAGATGAGATGTTGGAAACATGTAAACGTCTGCCGATTGGATATACTAAAGAAGATTCACCAACTTTTGTTATTGATGAAAATGGCAAAGCTTTGCCAAATGGCGAGCAAGGTGAAATCATTGTCTCTGGTCCTGCTGTTTCAAAAGGGTATCTCAATAATCCTGAACGCACACAAGCTGCTTTCTTTGAATTTGAAGGCTTGCCAGCTTATCACACTGGAGATTTGGGTGTGATGACTGACCAAGGCATGCTTCTTTACGGCGGACGCATGGACTTCCAAATCAAATTCAACGGTTACCGTATCGAGCTTGAGGAAGTTTCACAAAATCTTAACAAATCAGAATACATCAAGTCAGCTGTCGCTGTTCCGCGTTACAACAAAGACCACAAGGTACAAAATCTCCTAGCTTATGTGGTGCTAAAAGAAGGTGTCGCAGAACAATTTGAGCGTCAATTGGACATCACCAAAGCGATTAAGGAAGACTTGAAAGATATCATGATGGATTATATGATGCCTTCAAAATTCCTTTACCGTGACAGCTTGCCGCTTACACCAAATGGTAAAATCGATATCAAAGGCTTGATGAACGAGGTAAATAGTCGATGA
- a CDS encoding teichoic acid D-Ala incorporation-associated protein DltX has product MKDTTRFVLKTLFYFVIFMVLIYFFSYLGRGQGNFIYNEF; this is encoded by the coding sequence ATGAAAGATACCACTCGATTTGTATTAAAAACCTTGTTTTATTTTGTGATTTTTATGGTTTTAATTTATTTTTTCAGTTATCTTGGTCGTGGTCAAGGTAATTTCATCTACAATGAGTTTTAG
- the dltB gene encoding D-alanyl-lipoteichoic acid biosynthesis protein DltB, giving the protein MIEFLHQLPHLEAYGNPQYFLYLIVAVLPIFIGLFFKKRFPVYEALVSLAFIILMLTGKNLYQIVSLLAYVVWQIFLVFSYKTYRKNYNNKWVFYLWVFLAVFPLAWTKITPLMTIDNHQSLFGFLGISYLTFRAVGTIMEMRDGVLKEFSLWQFLRFLLFMPTFSSGPIDRFNRFDEDYKNIPDKDELLDMLEESVRYLMLGFLYKFILAYIFGTLLMAPLKEEALEMGGVFNIATLGVMYTYGFDLFFDFAGYSMFALAISNLMGIKSPVNFNQPFKSRDLKEFWNRWHMSLSFWFRDFVFMRLVKVLVKHKVFKNRNVTSSVAYIINMLIMGFWHGLTWYYIAYGLFHGVGLVINDAWVRKKKKINRERKKQGLSPLPDNKWTQGLGIFITFNVVMLSFLLFSGFLDQLWFPQPPVK; this is encoded by the coding sequence ATGATTGAGTTTCTCCATCAATTGCCGCACTTAGAAGCTTACGGAAATCCGCAATATTTTCTTTACCTGATTGTGGCAGTTTTACCTATTTTTATTGGATTATTTTTCAAAAAACGATTTCCTGTTTATGAAGCTTTGGTTAGCTTAGCTTTCATTATTTTGATGCTGACAGGGAAAAATCTTTATCAGATTGTTTCTCTTTTAGCTTACGTGGTTTGGCAAATTTTTCTGGTCTTTTCTTACAAGACTTATCGGAAAAATTATAATAATAAGTGGGTATTTTACCTATGGGTTTTCTTAGCTGTTTTTCCACTAGCGTGGACTAAGATTACCCCTTTGATGACCATTGATAACCATCAATCACTCTTTGGCTTTTTAGGGATTTCTTACCTGACTTTCCGTGCGGTTGGCACAATTATGGAAATGCGAGATGGTGTCTTAAAAGAGTTTAGTTTATGGCAATTTTTGCGTTTCCTTCTCTTTATGCCAACTTTTTCAAGTGGACCAATTGATCGCTTCAATCGCTTTGATGAGGATTATAAAAATATTCCTGACAAAGATGAACTGCTTGATATGCTTGAAGAAAGTGTTCGCTACTTGATGCTTGGATTTCTTTACAAGTTTATTCTAGCTTACATTTTTGGAACACTGCTTATGGCGCCACTAAAAGAAGAAGCCCTGGAAATGGGCGGAGTCTTTAACATTGCTACGCTAGGTGTTATGTACACCTATGGTTTTGATTTATTCTTTGACTTTGCGGGTTATAGCATGTTTGCGCTAGCTATTTCAAATCTTATGGGGATTAAAAGCCCAGTTAACTTTAATCAGCCTTTTAAATCACGCGATTTGAAAGAATTTTGGAATCGTTGGCACATGAGTTTGTCTTTCTGGTTCCGTGATTTTGTTTTCATGCGTTTGGTTAAGGTCTTGGTTAAGCACAAAGTCTTTAAAAATCGCAATGTCACATCAAGCGTCGCTTATATTATTAACATGTTAATCATGGGATTTTGGCATGGCTTAACGTGGTACTATATCGCTTATGGACTATTTCATGGTGTGGGTCTTGTGATTAATGATGCTTGGGTTCGTAAGAAGAAAAAAATCAATCGTGAGCGCAAAAAACAAGGACTCTCACCTTTGCCTGACAACAAATGGACACAAGGTCTTGGTATTTTCATCACATTTAATGTTGTGATGTTATCATTCTTACTATTTTCAGGTTTCTTGGATCAATTATGGTTCCCACAACCACCTGTAAAATAA